A genomic region of Ignavibacteria bacterium contains the following coding sequences:
- a CDS encoding glutamate racemase, which translates to MKISPQNPIGVFDSGIGGLTVVKELMQILPNESIVYFGDTARVPYGTKSEKTIKEYSIQNTKFLLSQNVKLIVIACNTSSAVALSEIQSMTELPVVGVIKPGAEAAVKNTKNKRVAVIGTTATIQSKAYEKEIKLIDPSIEVYGKACPLFVPIVEEGWSNHKIAQLAAEEYLSELKKKSIDTMVLGCTHYPLLKDTIQKVIGEDVILVDSGVETARVVKQILEKENLINQSTLKPNYSFFVSDLPQKFREVGEMFLGRQIENLVKVDL; encoded by the coding sequence ATGAAAATTTCTCCTCAAAATCCAATCGGTGTTTTTGACTCAGGAATTGGTGGATTGACTGTTGTAAAAGAATTAATGCAAATCCTTCCTAATGAGAGTATTGTTTACTTTGGCGATACAGCTCGAGTACCTTACGGGACAAAATCAGAAAAAACCATAAAAGAGTATTCAATTCAAAACACAAAATTTTTACTTTCTCAAAATGTAAAATTGATTGTAATTGCCTGCAATACTTCTTCGGCAGTTGCATTGAGTGAAATTCAATCTATGACTGAATTGCCTGTTGTGGGTGTGATTAAACCAGGAGCTGAAGCGGCAGTAAAGAACACAAAGAATAAAAGAGTTGCTGTAATTGGGACAACTGCTACAATTCAGAGCAAAGCTTATGAAAAAGAAATTAAATTGATTGATCCATCAATTGAAGTTTATGGGAAAGCCTGTCCTTTGTTTGTTCCAATTGTAGAAGAGGGTTGGTCAAATCATAAAATTGCTCAACTCGCAGCTGAAGAGTATTTAAGTGAACTTAAGAAAAAATCGATTGATACAATGGTGCTCGGATGTACACATTATCCACTATTGAAAGATACAATTCAAAAAGTGATCGGTGAAGATGTAATCTTAGTAGACAGCGGAGTCGAAACTGCTCGAGTAGTAAAACAAATTCTTGAAAAAGAAAATTTAATCAATCAATCAACTTTGAAACCGAATTACTCATTTTTTGTAAGTGACCTGCCTCAAAAGTTTAGAGAAGTTGGGGAAATGTTTCTGGGAAGACAGATTGAAAATCTTGTCAAAGTTGATCTATAA
- a CDS encoding HD domain-containing protein, giving the protein MLETKESFIKNINKLIDDFKNFNSGLEFSLKLSQIYNDKIQSLTKDCPDELAVAAIGGLSRMELSPFSDIDLIFITNSIDEHKDYIIRTIQKLWDTGINVSHSIRTFNQIYQFAENDLLSFTQLLEMRFISGSQAIFLKFLDNLRNIINSELKRNLLDSYLSDIEKRHSSYGNSPLILEPNIKNTRGGIRDLHSAAWIYYLLKNEIPVLEKFDTAVNQFLLSAVNSGSFFTSEAEAIYNAYDYLIKVRNALHIVNSNSRDRLDFQAQLNIVRYLYPEGSELDENHIEMMKKYFESSLKLNSLLDSFRKEALKFIHPCSSYKAYQLNEDFILCGKFIFQQKDERLTLPQILDAFHFQAQYDAIFDNKLDERIKNSLEYFDGTEVIDFNVKKSFRKFFQRSENLSNALVNMHRLGVLGFLIPEFDALKLFFQPNAYHIYTTDEHTLMAIKNLYNLEFDNSLIGEIFRKYENKELLILAVLFHDIAKPITHSGHELIGSQIAENVMQRFTYSEDEIEMVSFLVENHLLMEQTAFRRNLNDVNILNSFRSKFKSLQELDFLYLLTYADLSAVNPSLWTTWKSSLLNELYTKTKEMILYGITAEELLSPKIEKFDFAKFTIDEKDYLDHIEKINDTNYLYTFSEEEIASHINEIKKGNVLSILHNNTEDFTQLTVITQDSRGLLSKICGSISISDCNIHDASIFTRKDNIIIDTFKITDFVTQKPLTEDHFEILAETITRVLLQNYNLEKAFEEHRDKWKRLDKRKFASIDVEIKFETHPVYTIIDIHASDRIGLLYLITKKLTELGLNIYFAKIGTKLNGAFDSFYVLDSNYQKIPSYKFDEIKKELIDTLLNFERAFSS; this is encoded by the coding sequence ATGTTAGAGACAAAGGAATCTTTTATAAAGAACATTAATAAATTAATTGATGATTTTAAGAATTTTAATTCTGGATTAGAATTCTCACTTAAATTATCCCAAATCTACAACGATAAAATTCAAAGTCTGACAAAAGATTGCCCCGATGAGTTAGCAGTTGCTGCAATTGGCGGATTGAGTCGAATGGAACTCTCGCCTTTCTCAGATATTGATTTAATTTTCATTACTAATTCTATTGACGAGCATAAAGATTACATCATTAGAACTATTCAAAAGTTATGGGATACAGGAATTAATGTTTCTCATTCGATCAGGACATTTAATCAGATCTACCAATTTGCTGAGAATGATTTGCTCTCTTTTACTCAATTACTTGAAATGAGATTTATATCCGGTTCTCAAGCAATATTTTTGAAATTTTTGGATAACCTTCGAAACATCATTAATTCAGAACTCAAAAGAAATCTTCTGGATTCATATTTAAGTGATATTGAAAAGAGGCATAGTTCTTACGGGAACTCACCATTAATTCTTGAACCGAATATAAAAAATACTCGAGGTGGAATTAGAGATTTACATTCAGCTGCGTGGATTTACTACCTTCTGAAAAATGAGATACCAGTACTTGAGAAATTTGATACAGCGGTTAATCAATTCTTATTAAGCGCTGTTAATTCCGGTTCATTCTTTACATCAGAAGCAGAAGCGATTTACAATGCTTATGATTACCTGATAAAAGTAAGAAATGCACTTCATATTGTTAATTCGAACTCAAGGGATAGGTTAGATTTTCAGGCTCAATTGAATATTGTAAGGTATTTATATCCCGAAGGTTCAGAACTCGATGAAAATCATATCGAGATGATGAAAAAGTATTTTGAGTCTTCCCTGAAATTGAATTCTTTACTTGATTCATTCCGAAAAGAAGCTTTGAAATTTATTCATCCTTGTTCAAGTTATAAAGCTTATCAGCTTAATGAAGATTTTATTCTTTGTGGAAAATTTATCTTCCAGCAGAAAGATGAGAGGTTAACTTTACCGCAAATTTTAGATGCTTTTCATTTTCAAGCGCAATACGATGCAATTTTTGATAACAAACTTGATGAGCGCATAAAAAATAGTCTTGAATATTTTGATGGTACTGAGGTAATAGATTTTAATGTGAAAAAATCTTTTAGAAAGTTTTTCCAGAGATCTGAAAATCTGAGTAATGCACTTGTAAATATGCATCGACTCGGAGTACTCGGATTTTTAATTCCCGAATTCGATGCTCTAAAATTGTTTTTCCAGCCTAATGCATATCATATTTACACTACTGATGAACATACTTTGATGGCAATAAAAAATCTATATAATCTTGAATTTGACAATTCTTTGATCGGAGAAATTTTCAGGAAATATGAGAACAAAGAGCTTTTAATCCTTGCTGTTCTTTTTCATGATATCGCAAAACCGATTACACACTCTGGCCACGAGTTAATTGGTTCTCAAATAGCTGAAAATGTGATGCAAAGATTTACTTATTCTGAAGATGAAATAGAAATGGTTTCGTTTCTTGTAGAAAATCATCTTTTGATGGAGCAAACAGCATTTAGAAGAAATCTCAATGATGTTAACATATTGAATTCATTCCGATCGAAATTCAAAAGTCTTCAAGAGCTCGATTTTCTTTACCTTTTGACTTATGCTGATCTCTCTGCAGTTAATCCAAGTTTGTGGACAACCTGGAAAAGTTCTTTATTGAATGAACTTTATACTAAAACGAAGGAAATGATTTTATACGGTATTACCGCTGAAGAACTCTTAAGTCCCAAGATTGAAAAATTTGATTTTGCAAAATTTACGATTGATGAAAAAGATTATCTTGATCATATCGAAAAAATAAATGATACAAATTATTTATACACATTCTCAGAAGAAGAGATTGCTTCACACATTAATGAAATTAAAAAAGGCAATGTTCTTTCAATTCTTCACAACAATACTGAAGACTTTACTCAGCTTACAGTTATCACTCAGGACTCGAGAGGCTTGCTTTCAAAAATTTGTGGCTCCATTTCAATAAGTGATTGCAACATTCACGATGCAAGTATTTTTACTCGAAAGGACAACATAATTATTGATACTTTTAAGATCACCGATTTTGTTACACAAAAACCTTTGACGGAAGATCATTTTGAAATTCTTGCGGAAACAATTACTCGTGTCCTTTTGCAAAATTATAATCTTGAAAAAGCGTTTGAAGAACACAGAGATAAATGGAAGAGATTGGATAAAAGAAAATTTGCATCAATCGATGTTGAAATTAAATTTGAAACACATCCAGTTTATACTATAATAGATATTCACGCTTCTGACCGAATTGGGCTTTTATACCTGATAACTAAAAAGTTAACAGAGCTTGGTTTGAATATCTACTTTGCCAAGATCGGAACAAAATTAAATGGTGCTTTCGATAGTTTTTATGTTCTGGATTCAAATTATCAAAAAATTCCGTCCTACAAATTTGATGAAATAAAAAAAGAATTAATAGATACTTTATTGAATTTTGAGAGGGCTTTTAGTTCTTGA
- a CDS encoding 5-(carboxyamino)imidazole ribonucleotide synthase, with the protein MSYTIGILGGGQLARMSALAAYRLGFKINILEKEKNSPAGQITSNEFVGWVDDKKLLKKFIDSSDIITLENEFIDSEHLSWIENQNKKVVPSAKTISLIQDKLIQKQTFKKSNLPVPEFIEVKANSTYNELNKIFGNKFLLKSRKLGYDGYGNATINNEFDFSNAIKKLTNRHYDLMAEEFIDFKKELAIMVVRTKKEIKTYPVVETIQKNHICHLVIAPAQIEPYLIDEAKEIAVEAVKSIKGYGIFGVEFFLTKDNKILINEIAPRPHNTGHYTIDACITSQFENHIRSVLNLPLGSAEMIYPYAVMINLLGKVNRENKKINLTRVLKFEDAHLHIYGKRFSRVGRKMGHITFCGKDLNLIYKKALEAEQEIII; encoded by the coding sequence ATGTCTTATACAATTGGAATTTTAGGTGGCGGGCAGCTTGCCAGAATGTCTGCTCTCGCAGCATATCGATTGGGCTTCAAAATTAATATCCTCGAAAAAGAAAAAAACTCTCCTGCCGGTCAAATAACGTCAAATGAGTTTGTTGGTTGGGTCGATGACAAAAAACTGCTCAAAAAATTTATTGATAGTTCAGATATAATTACCCTCGAAAATGAATTCATCGACAGCGAGCACCTCAGCTGGATCGAAAATCAAAATAAAAAAGTTGTCCCATCAGCAAAGACAATTAGTTTAATTCAAGATAAATTAATTCAAAAGCAAACTTTCAAGAAATCAAATCTACCAGTACCAGAATTTATTGAAGTAAAAGCTAATTCAACTTATAACGAGTTGAATAAAATTTTTGGAAATAAGTTTCTTCTTAAATCAAGAAAATTAGGCTATGATGGATACGGCAATGCAACAATCAATAATGAGTTTGACTTCTCAAATGCAATAAAAAAATTGACCAATCGTCATTACGACTTGATGGCTGAAGAATTTATTGATTTCAAGAAAGAACTTGCAATAATGGTAGTTAGAACCAAAAAAGAAATAAAGACTTATCCTGTAGTTGAAACAATTCAGAAAAATCATATCTGTCATCTTGTAATCGCTCCTGCTCAAATTGAACCATACCTGATTGACGAAGCAAAAGAGATAGCTGTTGAAGCTGTAAAATCAATTAAAGGTTACGGTATCTTTGGAGTTGAATTTTTCCTTACAAAAGACAATAAAATTCTAATCAATGAAATAGCTCCAAGACCACATAATACTGGACATTACACAATTGATGCCTGCATCACATCCCAATTCGAAAATCATATTCGAAGTGTTTTGAATCTTCCACTGGGTTCAGCTGAAATGATATATCCTTACGCTGTAATGATCAATCTTCTTGGTAAAGTTAATCGAGAAAACAAAAAAATTAATCTCACCAGAGTTTTAAAATTTGAAGATGCCCATCTTCATATTTATGGTAAAAGGTTCTCACGAGTTGGCAGGAAAATGGGACACATCACATTCTGCGGAAAAGATCTCAATTTAATTTACAAAAAAGCACTTGAAGCAGAACAAGAAATAATCATATAG
- the gatB gene encoding Asp-tRNA(Asn)/Glu-tRNA(Gln) amidotransferase subunit GatB, whose product MNFEAVIGLEIHAQLLTDSKLFCGCSTKFGNPPNTNVCPVCMGHPGVLPVLNKKAVEYTIKMGLATNCTINRKSVFARKNYFYPDLPKGYQISQYEFPLCSNGYLELEIENEKRKIRINRIHLEEDAGKSIHDQGPYTLLDFNRCGVPLIEIVTAPDLRSPEEAGKFLTEIRQIVKYLGICDGNMEEGSLRCDANVSIREKGSDILGTKTEVKNMNSIRYVVEALKCEIDRQIEILSNGGKIEQQTLLWNSDKQTVEPMRSKEESHDYRYFPEPDLPQLELDEIWLESIRKTLPELPSIRKLRLKSQYNLPDYDVEILTTEKEWADYFEETAKHTNDYKAISNWFMTEILKIINEEKISIQDFVIKPEWLAELINSINNQTISGKIAKEVFNEMLSNPQPPQEIIKNKGLVQITDENEIIKVVEKVLNENQKQVEQYLSGKEKVFAHFVGQVMKETKGKANPGLVNKILNEKLNALKSKN is encoded by the coding sequence ATGAACTTCGAAGCAGTAATTGGACTTGAAATTCACGCACAGCTTCTGACAGACTCAAAACTTTTCTGTGGATGCTCAACAAAATTTGGCAATCCGCCTAATACAAATGTTTGTCCTGTTTGTATGGGCCATCCCGGAGTTCTGCCAGTTCTGAATAAAAAAGCTGTTGAATACACAATTAAAATGGGATTGGCTACCAATTGCACGATTAACAGAAAATCTGTCTTTGCGAGAAAAAATTATTTTTATCCTGATTTACCCAAAGGTTATCAAATTTCTCAATATGAATTTCCTCTTTGCTCAAATGGTTATCTTGAATTAGAAATCGAAAACGAAAAAAGAAAAATCAGAATTAACAGAATCCATCTTGAAGAAGACGCTGGCAAATCCATTCATGATCAAGGTCCTTATACTTTACTTGATTTCAATCGGTGCGGAGTTCCACTAATCGAAATTGTTACTGCACCTGATTTGAGAAGTCCAGAAGAAGCCGGAAAATTTTTAACTGAAATTAGACAAATCGTCAAATATCTGGGCATTTGCGATGGAAATATGGAAGAAGGAAGTTTGAGATGCGATGCGAATGTCTCTATCCGCGAAAAAGGCTCTGATATTTTAGGTACAAAGACAGAAGTAAAAAATATGAACTCAATTCGATACGTTGTTGAAGCATTGAAATGTGAAATCGATCGACAGATTGAAATTTTATCAAATGGTGGCAAGATTGAACAACAAACACTTTTGTGGAATTCGGATAAACAAACTGTTGAACCGATGAGGTCAAAAGAAGAAAGTCACGATTACCGTTATTTCCCCGAACCTGATCTGCCACAACTTGAACTTGATGAAATCTGGTTAGAATCAATTCGCAAAACTTTGCCAGAACTTCCATCAATTAGAAAACTGCGATTAAAATCTCAATACAATCTTCCCGATTACGATGTTGAAATTCTGACTACTGAAAAAGAATGGGCTGATTACTTCGAGGAAACAGCCAAACATACAAATGATTATAAAGCCATTAGCAACTGGTTTATGACGGAAATTTTAAAAATCATAAATGAAGAAAAAATTTCTATCCAAGACTTTGTGATCAAACCAGAATGGCTCGCAGAATTAATTAACTCAATAAATAATCAAACCATTAGTGGTAAAATTGCGAAGGAAGTCTTTAATGAAATGTTGAGCAATCCACAACCTCCTCAGGAGATAATTAAGAATAAAGGGCTAGTGCAAATAACAGATGAAAATGAAATAATTAAAGTTGTTGAAAAGGTTTTAAATGAAAATCAAAAACAGGTTGAACAATATTTGAGCGGTAAAGAAAAAGTGTTTGCTCATTTTGTCGGACAGGTAATGAAAGAGACAAAAGGTAAAGCAAATCCAGGTCTTGTAAATAAAATTCTAAACGAAAAATTAAACGCCTTGAAATCAAAAAATTAA
- a CDS encoding asparaginase, translating into MKKKVALIFTGGTISMRIDENTGGAVPYLSGNELVELIPSLRDLAEIEIYDFGKYPGPHMTLDLMMQLKDVVKNYLDREDITGVVITHGTDTLEETAYLLDLTINSPKPVVLTGSMKNTSEPDWDGEKNLIDSIIVSMSENCKDLGVLVCMNGEINAASEVSKIYSDEIESFKSLDFGSLGFVSKNRVIINRLPRKREYIPSNKIEKDIDIILVHADMSDKFFRFSADSGAKGVVVEALGVGNVPPKAYDGIKYIREKDIPVVLTSRCPAGETMDIYGYYGAGKWLKKIGVIFADYLNGQKAKIKLGLLLGMGCSYEELKRWFEE; encoded by the coding sequence ATGAAGAAAAAAGTAGCTTTGATTTTTACCGGCGGAACAATCTCAATGAGAATTGACGAAAACACCGGCGGTGCAGTTCCTTATCTCAGCGGCAATGAATTAGTTGAATTAATTCCTTCGCTTCGTGATTTAGCAGAAATTGAAATCTATGACTTTGGTAAATATCCAGGTCCACATATGACATTGGACTTAATGATGCAATTGAAGGATGTCGTAAAAAATTATTTAGACCGTGAAGACATTACTGGTGTTGTAATCACTCATGGAACAGACACACTCGAAGAAACAGCATACTTGCTCGACTTAACCATAAACTCACCTAAGCCGGTTGTTTTGACCGGTTCAATGAAAAACACATCTGAACCTGACTGGGATGGCGAAAAAAATTTAATTGATTCAATTATAGTATCGATGAGCGAAAATTGTAAAGATTTAGGTGTACTTGTTTGTATGAATGGAGAAATCAACGCAGCCAGCGAAGTTTCAAAAATTTATTCAGATGAAATTGAATCTTTCAAAAGTCTTGATTTCGGTTCACTTGGATTTGTTTCTAAAAATAGAGTAATAATCAATCGATTGCCAAGAAAAAGAGAATACATTCCATCAAATAAGATCGAAAAAGATATTGATATAATTTTAGTTCATGCAGATATGAGCGACAAATTTTTCCGTTTCAGTGCTGATAGCGGTGCAAAAGGAGTTGTGGTTGAAGCACTCGGCGTCGGCAATGTTCCTCCAAAGGCATACGATGGAATTAAATATATTCGTGAGAAGGATATTCCAGTAGTTTTAACATCTCGCTGTCCAGCTGGTGAGACGATGGACATTTACGGATATTATGGCGCTGGCAAGTGGCTAAAAAAAATTGGAGTGATCTTTGCCGATTACTTAAATGGTCAAAAAGCAAAAATCAAATTGGGTCTTTTACTTGGAATGGGCTGTTCATATGAAGAATTAAAAAGATGGTTTGAGGAATAA
- the purE gene encoding 5-(carboxyamino)imidazole ribonucleotide mutase — protein sequence MKKKPQVAIIMGSDSDFPIMQEAANVLKEFDVEYELKIVSAHRTPGFMAKYTSTAHKRGIKVIIAGAGGAAHLPGMSASFSPLPVIGVPIKTKSMDGLDSLLSIAQMPSGVPVATVAINNARNAGLLAVQILGICDKKLFKKVVEYKEKLANESMNKNKVLAK from the coding sequence ATGAAAAAGAAACCTCAAGTTGCAATAATTATGGGTAGCGATTCTGATTTTCCAATAATGCAGGAGGCAGCAAATGTTCTAAAAGAATTTGATGTTGAATATGAGTTAAAAATTGTTTCAGCTCATCGTACACCTGGATTTATGGCAAAATACACAAGCACAGCACACAAAAGAGGAATAAAAGTTATAATAGCTGGTGCTGGAGGTGCAGCGCATTTACCTGGAATGTCAGCTTCTTTTTCTCCCCTGCCAGTAATTGGTGTTCCAATTAAAACAAAATCGATGGATGGTCTTGATTCCCTCCTTTCAATTGCTCAAATGCCTTCTGGAGTTCCAGTTGCAACTGTTGCAATTAACAACGCTCGAAATGCTGGATTACTCGCTGTTCAAATTCTGGGAATTTGTGATAAAAAGCTTTTCAAAAAAGTCGTTGAGTACAAAGAAAAACTTGCAAATGAATCAATGAATAAAAATAAAGTTCTCGCTAAATAA